Proteins encoded within one genomic window of Halodesulfurarchaeum formicicum:
- a CDS encoding tyrosine-type recombinase/integrase, with protein sequence MTGTTREKIYENEHDAVNDFIERKQAMGRSRRTLNAYSRTLKSFFHEEFPDLAPEDVEVRHIEDYVGKLAARDLSQNTKRRYLESLSSFYGWTMKRTRFENITGNPAAVVLEEIPQKYRERPDCATWESAKKIVHNIADPRNKAIAVILAKTGCRIREALEIEQDDLMLDDGFIRLRERKGGSQTVVPVDEEVKHAIKRYRLVRPDNDSEYLFLSIQGNRVQTTQVQRAVRDAAVRAGVMEEGETRFHRKFTPHTFRTVFTTLMRQEEMSDHILQYIRGDANNRTMDVYTRVSRDEARQEYLECIKSLGLSVSRR encoded by the coding sequence ATGACGGGCACGACCCGCGAGAAGATTTACGAGAACGAGCACGACGCGGTCAACGACTTCATCGAACGTAAGCAGGCGATGGGTCGCAGTCGTCGAACGCTCAACGCCTACTCCCGAACGCTGAAATCGTTCTTTCACGAGGAGTTCCCCGACCTCGCGCCCGAAGATGTCGAGGTGCGCCACATCGAGGACTACGTCGGGAAGCTCGCTGCTCGTGACCTCTCGCAGAACACGAAGCGTAGATACCTCGAATCGCTGTCGTCGTTCTACGGGTGGACGATGAAGCGCACGCGGTTCGAGAATATCACCGGCAATCCCGCAGCGGTCGTCCTCGAAGAAATCCCGCAGAAGTACCGCGAGCGTCCCGATTGTGCGACGTGGGAGAGCGCGAAGAAAATCGTCCACAACATCGCCGACCCGCGGAACAAGGCAATCGCCGTCATTCTCGCAAAGACGGGTTGCCGGATTCGTGAGGCACTCGAAATCGAACAGGATGACCTGATGCTCGACGACGGATTCATTCGTCTGCGAGAGCGCAAGGGTGGGAGTCAGACGGTCGTCCCTGTGGACGAGGAAGTGAAACACGCCATCAAGCGGTATCGCCTCGTTCGCCCGGACAACGACTCCGAGTACCTGTTCCTGAGCATCCAGGGCAATCGTGTCCAGACGACACAGGTGCAGCGGGCTGTTCGTGACGCTGCGGTCAGGGCAGGCGTGATGGAAGAAGGCGAGACGCGCTTTCACCGCAAGTTCACGCCTCACACGTTCCGGACGGTATTCACGACCCTAATGCGTCAAGAGGAGATGAGTGACCACATCTTGCAGTACATCAGAGGTGACGCCAATAACCGAACCATGGACGTGTATACTCGTGTCTCGCGGGACGAGGCAAGGCAGGAATATCTTGAGTGTATCAAGTCTCTCGGTTTGTCTGTCAGTCGACGGTGA
- a CDS encoding cytidine/deoxycytidylate deaminase family protein: MSDQSRLGDQNRIRSVGKVRRLSLDDLGIPLTDESESRAEKLLEAAEDVAPNTVGDGPDRGAAVLTAGGAIYAAARIETPDQRQTSHELELAVKTALSDGAGSIIEGTVVSEEEPVSVCGDCRELVAAFGTGDTLIRGVVNSEEVFAATVGELLPDEQSCRTK, encoded by the coding sequence ATGAGTGACCAGAGTCGACTCGGCGACCAGAATCGTATCCGGTCTGTGGGGAAGGTCCGGCGGCTGTCGCTGGACGATCTCGGTATCCCGCTGACCGATGAGAGCGAGAGCCGTGCGGAGAAACTGCTGGAGGCGGCCGAGGATGTCGCCCCGAACACTGTCGGCGACGGCCCGGACCGCGGTGCTGCGGTGTTGACAGCAGGTGGTGCGATCTATGCAGCGGCCCGGATCGAGACGCCGGACCAGCGGCAGACCAGCCACGAGCTGGAGCTAGCGGTGAAAACGGCGCTGTCGGACGGTGCCGGCAGTATCATCGAGGGGACTGTCGTGTCAGAGGAGGAGCCGGTGTCGGTGTGCGGTGATTGTCGCGAGCTCGTAGCGGCGTTTGGGACCGGGGACACGCTCATCCGCGGCGTAGTCAATAGCGAGGAGGTGTTCGCGGCGACGGTCGGGGAGCTGCTGCCGGACGAACAGAGTTGCAGAACGAAGTGA
- a CDS encoding DNA methyltransferase — protein sequence MSDDASGDSSLSYDDVVSEALAERDLDDEIDALSDILSENLLGDRKALIEKQMQLGGFEGSVSSASDVHDIESVFQEHPEQAKGLLEELQEFFDELRREPPSLDELKTAQGPIGTKPDGAELTVHQADATKIEPDVDADHEHAIDVAPNSVDLIITSPPYWQKRDYGVEDQLGQEDSAQEYVEDLVAALDKWREFLRPGGSIFLNVGDTYKRRSITGIPGMFVQEARNDGWTIRNEIVWEKKNGIPSSAKDRLANRHEAIFHLTNDHDYFYDLYGYSKAYGNGSNGGDVWEIAHDRNTGDHLAPFPTDLVRRIITLACPPAVCPECGHTADRELERDPINLDTSRTQARRALEIYKVAKNRDNFEAYEDEDGEYRWRLTSGDDTITESEEVYDSERAAEEAIDDVQLEKKHLNAIQKVGISDAGKAKEFQDGAGRNAEDVQELADNAKKVLGGYFREFTFPKPTTKGWTDCDCEVDKLPGLVMDPFAGSGTTLEAADELGYRAVGVDLDDSHFDG from the coding sequence ATGAGTGATGATGCATCTGGCGACTCTTCACTTTCCTACGATGATGTGGTTAGCGAGGCACTAGCGGAACGCGACCTTGATGACGAGATTGACGCTCTCAGCGACATTTTATCCGAGAACCTTCTTGGCGACCGGAAGGCGCTTATCGAGAAGCAGATGCAGCTGGGCGGGTTCGAGGGGTCAGTCTCTAGTGCATCCGACGTCCATGATATCGAGTCAGTATTCCAGGAGCACCCCGAGCAGGCGAAGGGGTTACTGGAGGAGCTGCAGGAGTTCTTCGATGAACTCCGGCGGGAGCCACCGTCTCTCGATGAACTGAAGACGGCGCAGGGACCGATCGGAACAAAACCGGACGGCGCGGAACTTACCGTCCACCAGGCGGACGCGACCAAGATCGAGCCGGACGTAGACGCTGACCACGAGCACGCGATCGATGTCGCACCGAACAGCGTTGATCTGATCATCACGTCGCCACCGTACTGGCAGAAACGTGACTACGGGGTCGAGGACCAGCTGGGACAGGAGGACTCGGCACAGGAGTACGTCGAGGACCTCGTGGCCGCGCTCGACAAGTGGCGGGAGTTCCTCCGGCCGGGCGGCTCGATCTTCCTGAACGTCGGGGATACGTACAAGCGCCGCAGCATCACCGGCATCCCGGGGATGTTCGTGCAGGAAGCTCGGAACGACGGCTGGACCATCCGGAACGAGATCGTCTGGGAGAAAAAGAACGGTATCCCGTCTTCAGCGAAGGATCGACTGGCGAACCGACATGAAGCCATCTTCCATCTGACCAACGATCACGACTACTTCTACGACCTGTACGGGTACTCGAAGGCGTACGGCAATGGATCGAACGGTGGCGATGTCTGGGAGATCGCGCACGACCGGAACACCGGCGACCACCTGGCGCCGTTCCCGACCGACCTCGTCCGCCGGATTATCACGCTCGCCTGCCCGCCAGCCGTCTGTCCGGAGTGCGGCCACACCGCCGACCGGGAGCTGGAGCGCGACCCGATCAACCTCGACACGTCCCGGACACAGGCCAGGCGGGCGCTGGAGATCTACAAGGTGGCCAAAAACCGGGATAACTTCGAGGCGTACGAAGACGAGGACGGCGAGTACCGCTGGCGACTGACCTCCGGTGACGACACCATCACGGAGAGCGAGGAGGTGTACGATTCGGAACGTGCTGCCGAGGAGGCCATCGATGATGTTCAGCTGGAGAAGAAGCACCTCAACGCGATCCAGAAGGTCGGCATCTCCGATGCCGGGAAGGCGAAGGAATTCCAGGACGGCGCCGGTCGGAACGCCGAGGACGTGCAGGAGCTGGCTGACAACGCGAAGAAGGTCCTCGGCGGGTATTTCCGGGAGTTCACGTTCCCGAAGCCGACGACAAAGGGATGGACGGACTGCGACTGCGAGGTCGACAAGCTACCGGGCCTCGTGATGGACCCGTTTGCGGGGTCTGGGACCACGCTCGAAGCCGCGGACGAGCTCGGTTACCGGGCCGTCGGCGTGGACCTAGACGACTCCCACTTCGATGGATAG